A stretch of the Chlamydia pecorum E58 genome encodes the following:
- a CDS encoding DEAD/DEAH box helicase produces the protein MVLEALAPFRKVALQLFSINRKEIKVSFSNECYSIRIPDKDSPEGFWTSTLKIDQENQLTFASCNCPEGECCEHLMTAYFAAYDPQALEFIHRKFLQSFWYHYFLKLFLDAAKLEAKEHERYLLQTPQLFCEISCNSPEAFQRWLPLIHESQEPTARTLTTFPQSALYRIAKQCFLFNLAGARLHIHENPQGFPSKFSFHWEGITCTGEILDFPTLEKLFPTLEISHTTLEESHKDFILSAIQIDTEKSQVRCTLVPESPRFPLSHVTQLGSRGYLAGRNAVISNSREISIPIYLLPLLPEALQKQLFPQLDYTTTEKPLRYTIHFLRDASLSFSAYLHTPGDLDSGQLLFPNYCYSPNLGLFPISGALSPQISFTVKSDQVEEFLDNMGHQIQEPGFQVFTDAHPKGHLTYSVTERGELLFRYDVGEPTATEMYFGKWTYFPTQGFFLLEKNTSPIHDGVIVESADIPAFIVQNEEALQKISGFFTPPTTSSIALFLEVRKAEKSGLDLLPKFEGIETEQATLFGNFVYQEGKGFTKLPITLQKIYSLPKHIPAEQVPEFIREFFRNEKILFPNPETHPPESYELIIQAISRPHPASPLHLKLSLKTNLGSVPLGTVLQGIKNKKAYLYTQAGFLHLQHCLFHFLQQFLAVHKCLIPESTLIASVADIFKLDALASLTLAQDVLATEEDLQFFSQLKAACLPPIPQNFFSTDHQLRPYQNSGLLWLWFLYNYRLSGLLCDEMGLGKTHQATALLDVVYQSSKEPPHPKFLVVCPTSVLPHWEHILSSHLAGVSMFTFHGPNKPSTLPPCDILLTSYGTLRQNYSKFYKLAFTIAVFDEIHVAKNKTSQIHKILCRLDAHMKLGLTGTPVENNLLEFKGLLDIILPNYLPSDTLFKKLFTQKASSEDLEDIPSQDLLLKLTRPFILRRTKKLVLPELPEKVESIVPCVLSAEQERLYAKALQQEKSQIQQLETEETTNFLHIFALLNHLKQICDHPAVFFKKPEEYHHHHSGKWNVFVKLLQDSLASGYKVVVFSQYIHMIQIITQYLEEIGIKYASIQGKSLNRKEEIERFSTDPTCRVFVGSLLAAGTGINLTAGNIVIMYDRWWNPAKENQALDRVHRFGQKNTVFIYKLITENTLEERIHYLIEKKIHLLDKVIVTQDSNILHMLNREDLLAILSYKDEHNEIEEPQI, from the coding sequence ATGGTTTTAGAAGCACTCGCGCCTTTTCGAAAAGTCGCACTGCAACTTTTTTCTATCAACCGCAAAGAAATCAAAGTAAGTTTTTCTAATGAATGTTATTCCATCCGCATTCCTGACAAGGACTCCCCGGAAGGTTTTTGGACAAGCACGCTAAAAATTGATCAAGAGAACCAGTTAACGTTTGCCTCTTGTAACTGCCCCGAAGGAGAGTGTTGTGAACATTTAATGACAGCATATTTTGCTGCTTATGATCCTCAAGCTCTAGAGTTCATTCATCGTAAGTTTCTACAGTCCTTTTGGTATCACTACTTTCTTAAACTCTTCCTAGATGCTGCGAAATTAGAAGCAAAAGAACATGAACGATATCTTCTGCAGACGCCGCAGCTTTTTTGTGAAATTTCCTGTAACTCTCCTGAAGCCTTCCAACGCTGGCTTCCTCTCATTCATGAATCTCAAGAACCTACAGCACGAACACTCACTACCTTCCCACAATCTGCACTATATCGCATCGCGAAGCAATGTTTCCTCTTTAACCTTGCTGGAGCGCGTCTACATATCCATGAAAATCCCCAAGGCTTCCCCTCAAAATTTTCTTTTCACTGGGAAGGGATTACTTGCACAGGAGAGATTCTAGACTTTCCTACATTAGAAAAGCTTTTCCCCACATTAGAGATCTCTCATACTACTTTAGAGGAGTCTCACAAAGATTTTATTCTCTCCGCTATTCAAATAGACACTGAGAAATCACAAGTACGCTGTACTCTTGTTCCTGAATCTCCTAGGTTCCCACTTTCTCACGTTACACAGCTAGGCTCCCGAGGGTATCTTGCAGGAAGAAATGCTGTCATCTCTAACTCTAGAGAAATCTCCATCCCTATCTATCTTCTTCCTTTGCTTCCCGAAGCTCTTCAAAAACAACTGTTCCCCCAGCTAGATTATACAACAACAGAAAAGCCCTTACGCTATACTATCCACTTCCTTCGCGACGCCTCGCTATCGTTCTCCGCTTACCTCCATACTCCCGGGGACCTTGATTCAGGGCAACTTCTTTTTCCCAATTACTGCTACAGTCCTAATCTTGGGCTATTTCCTATTTCTGGAGCGCTTTCTCCTCAGATCTCATTTACCGTAAAATCAGATCAGGTGGAAGAATTCCTAGATAATATGGGCCACCAGATTCAAGAGCCGGGGTTTCAAGTTTTTACAGATGCACATCCTAAAGGGCATCTTACTTATAGTGTGACAGAACGTGGGGAGCTTCTTTTCCGCTATGATGTTGGGGAACCAACAGCTACAGAAATGTATTTTGGGAAATGGACTTATTTCCCTACTCAGGGGTTCTTTCTATTAGAGAAAAATACTAGCCCTATTCACGATGGGGTGATTGTTGAATCTGCAGATATCCCCGCTTTTATTGTACAAAACGAAGAAGCCCTACAGAAAATCTCCGGTTTTTTCACTCCACCGACAACCTCATCAATAGCTCTCTTTCTGGAAGTGCGCAAAGCAGAAAAATCTGGATTAGATCTTCTCCCTAAGTTTGAAGGGATAGAAACAGAGCAGGCCACACTATTTGGAAATTTCGTGTATCAAGAAGGAAAAGGGTTTACAAAACTTCCTATAACTCTACAAAAAATTTATTCCCTACCTAAGCACATCCCTGCAGAACAGGTCCCAGAGTTTATTCGAGAATTTTTTCGTAATGAAAAAATCCTCTTCCCCAATCCTGAAACACACCCTCCAGAAAGCTACGAACTCATTATCCAAGCAATATCGCGACCTCACCCAGCCTCTCCCCTACATTTGAAGCTCTCATTAAAGACAAATCTAGGTTCTGTGCCCTTAGGAACAGTGTTGCAAGGGATAAAAAATAAAAAAGCATATCTATATACACAAGCAGGCTTTTTACACCTACAACACTGCCTTTTTCACTTTTTACAACAGTTTCTTGCTGTACATAAATGTCTTATTCCTGAAAGCACTCTCATTGCTTCTGTTGCGGATATCTTTAAACTCGATGCCTTAGCCTCATTAACTCTTGCACAGGATGTTCTTGCGACAGAGGAAGACCTTCAATTCTTCTCGCAACTTAAGGCAGCATGTTTACCTCCTATCCCGCAAAACTTTTTCTCCACAGATCATCAACTTCGGCCTTATCAAAATAGTGGGCTACTGTGGTTATGGTTCTTATATAACTATCGTCTTTCTGGGCTTCTTTGTGATGAAATGGGGCTAGGGAAAACCCACCAAGCAACAGCATTGCTTGATGTCGTCTATCAATCCTCCAAAGAGCCTCCCCATCCAAAGTTCCTTGTAGTATGTCCTACGAGCGTATTACCCCATTGGGAACACATTTTAAGCTCTCACCTTGCTGGAGTGAGCATGTTTACATTCCATGGCCCTAATAAACCCAGCACTCTTCCTCCTTGTGATATTTTGCTCACCTCCTATGGAACACTACGGCAAAACTACTCGAAATTTTATAAGCTCGCCTTTACCATCGCTGTTTTTGATGAGATCCATGTGGCGAAAAATAAAACGAGCCAAATCCACAAAATCCTCTGTCGCTTAGATGCCCATATGAAACTCGGATTGACAGGGACACCTGTGGAAAACAATCTTTTAGAATTCAAAGGTCTCTTAGATATTATCTTACCGAATTACCTCCCTTCTGATACATTATTTAAGAAGCTCTTTACACAGAAAGCCTCCTCAGAAGATCTTGAGGATATCCCCTCTCAAGATCTTTTATTAAAGCTTACCCGTCCGTTTATCTTAAGAAGAACGAAAAAGCTCGTTCTTCCTGAGCTTCCAGAAAAGGTAGAATCTATTGTTCCCTGTGTACTCTCTGCAGAGCAAGAAAGGTTGTATGCTAAAGCTTTACAACAAGAAAAAAGCCAAATCCAACAGCTCGAAACTGAAGAAACCACAAATTTCCTTCATATCTTTGCGCTTCTAAACCACCTAAAACAAATATGCGATCATCCTGCAGTCTTTTTCAAAAAGCCTGAAGAATACCATCACCATCACTCCGGGAAATGGAATGTTTTTGTAAAGCTCCTTCAAGATTCCTTAGCTTCTGGATATAAAGTCGTCGTGTTCTCTCAATATATCCACATGATCCAAATTATCACGCAATATCTTGAAGAAATCGGGATAAAGTATGCCTCTATTCAAGGGAAGTCGTTAAACAGAAAAGAGGAAATCGAAAGGTTTTCTACAGATCCTACATGTCGGGTGTTTGTAGGGTCATTATTAGCTGCAGGGACAGGAATAAACCTTACAGCTGGGAATATTGTGATCATGTACGACCGTTGGTGGAATCCTGCTAAAGAAAATCAAGCTTTAGATCGCGTGCATAGATTCGGGCAGAAAAATACCGTGTTTATTTATAAATTAATCACGGAAAACACTCTGGAAGAGCGCATTCACTATCTCATAGAGAAAAAAATTCACCTTTTAGACAAAGTCATCGTTACACAAGATTCTAACATTTTACATATGCTCAATCGTGAAGACCTCTTGGCAATCTTATCCTATAAAGATGAACATAACGAAATAGAAGAGCCGCAGATATAG
- the lpdA gene encoding dihydrolipoyl dehydrogenase: MTKEFDCVVIGSGPGGYVAAITAAQSGLNTALVEELHAGGTCLNRGCIPSKALITGAHLVSQLSHAKEFGIHIEGMSIDYSAMVRRKDTVVQGIRQGLEGLIRSNKISVFQGRGSLVSSTEVKVIGENTDILKTKKIILATGSEPRPFPGVPFSSRILCSTGILNLSSLPKTLAIIGGGVIGCEFASLFHALGVEVTLIEAMDQILPINNLEISKTITSEFTKRGIRVLTKASVSALQETESSVTMQINAQPETFDFVLVAIGRTFNTANLHLDKAGVICNDRGIIPVDDMMQTNIPNIYAIGDITGKCLLAHVASHQGIIAGKNASGHTKVMDYSAIPSVIFTTPEVAITGLSPYEAQQQNLPVKLTKFPFKAIGKAVAMGESQGFAAILSHETTQQILGAYVIGPHAASLIGEMTLAIRNELTLPCIYETIHAHPTLSEVWAEGAMLAANHPLHLPPKL; encoded by the coding sequence ATGACTAAAGAGTTTGACTGCGTTGTTATTGGTTCAGGCCCTGGGGGATATGTCGCCGCAATTACTGCAGCACAATCCGGCTTAAATACAGCTCTAGTTGAAGAACTACACGCAGGAGGAACCTGTTTAAACCGTGGGTGCATTCCTTCTAAGGCTCTAATCACTGGAGCACACCTCGTCTCTCAACTCTCACATGCAAAAGAGTTTGGGATTCATATAGAAGGGATGTCGATTGATTATTCCGCTATGGTAAGACGCAAAGATACCGTAGTACAAGGCATCCGACAGGGGCTAGAGGGGTTAATTCGCAGCAATAAAATCTCCGTTTTTCAGGGAAGAGGATCTTTAGTTTCCTCTACAGAAGTTAAGGTTATCGGAGAAAATACTGACATTCTCAAAACAAAAAAAATCATTCTCGCAACAGGCTCTGAACCCCGCCCTTTCCCAGGAGTCCCTTTTTCCTCGCGAATCCTTTGCTCTACAGGGATATTGAATCTTTCTTCCTTACCTAAAACGCTAGCAATCATTGGCGGAGGAGTCATTGGTTGTGAATTTGCCTCCTTATTCCACGCTCTAGGGGTAGAAGTTACCTTAATTGAGGCAATGGATCAGATTCTCCCTATCAATAATCTCGAAATTTCTAAAACAATTACGTCAGAATTTACAAAACGAGGCATACGCGTGCTTACAAAAGCTTCGGTCTCTGCGTTGCAGGAGACCGAAAGTAGCGTTACCATGCAAATAAACGCTCAGCCTGAAACCTTTGATTTTGTCTTAGTAGCAATTGGCCGAACATTTAACACAGCGAACCTCCACCTAGATAAAGCTGGCGTGATCTGCAATGACCGTGGAATCATCCCCGTAGATGACATGATGCAAACAAATATTCCTAATATTTACGCCATTGGCGATATCACAGGGAAATGCTTGCTTGCACATGTTGCCTCCCATCAAGGAATTATCGCAGGGAAAAATGCTTCTGGGCATACGAAAGTTATGGATTACTCTGCGATCCCTTCTGTGATTTTCACGACACCAGAAGTTGCCATAACAGGGCTCTCCCCTTACGAAGCGCAACAGCAAAATCTCCCTGTTAAACTCACAAAATTTCCCTTCAAAGCTATAGGGAAGGCCGTTGCCATGGGGGAGTCTCAAGGTTTTGCCGCAATTCTTAGTCACGAAACCACACAACAAATTTTAGGAGCCTATGTCATCGGCCCCCATGCGGCTTCTCTCATTGGGGAAATGACTCTCGCTATCCGTAATGAACTTACATTGCCTTGCATCTATGAGACAATTCATGCCCACCCTACACTTTCTGAGGTTTGGGCAGAAGGGGCAATGCTCGCTGCCAATCATCCTCTACATCTTCCTCCGAAATTATGA
- the lipA gene encoding lipoyl synthase: MTLPESPKQKKPLPSRFPKWLRLKLPKGSTFAKTDAAIKSVSMATVCEEALCPNRTSCWSRKTATYLALGSACSRRCGFCNIDFTQKPQPIDPQEPEKIALSAKALNLRHVVITMVARDDLEDGGAEGLVKIIQKLKEELPKATIEILASDFQGNLSALYTLLNAGLEIYNHNIETVERLTPMVRHKATYQRSLSMLEAAAKYRPNILTKSGIMVGLGEQESEVKHALQDLASIGVKIVTIGQYLRPSRLHIPVKEYVTPETFAYYRQVGESLGLYVHAGPFVRSSLNADIVLDTLQQKISSVS, translated from the coding sequence ATGACACTACCAGAATCCCCAAAGCAAAAAAAACCTCTTCCTAGCCGCTTCCCAAAATGGCTGCGGCTAAAACTCCCCAAAGGATCAACATTTGCTAAAACAGATGCTGCTATAAAGAGTGTCAGCATGGCAACAGTATGTGAAGAGGCGTTATGCCCTAACCGCACTTCATGCTGGTCTCGGAAAACGGCAACTTATTTAGCACTAGGTTCTGCCTGCTCAAGACGCTGCGGCTTTTGCAACATAGACTTTACACAAAAACCCCAGCCTATCGATCCCCAAGAACCGGAAAAAATTGCATTATCAGCGAAAGCTTTAAATCTTCGTCATGTAGTGATTACCATGGTAGCACGAGATGATTTAGAAGATGGAGGTGCTGAAGGGCTAGTAAAAATCATCCAAAAGTTAAAAGAGGAGCTTCCAAAAGCAACAATAGAAATCCTTGCTTCAGACTTTCAGGGAAACCTCTCTGCTTTATATACCCTACTAAATGCTGGGCTAGAAATTTATAATCACAATATCGAAACTGTAGAGCGCTTAACCCCCATGGTACGCCACAAAGCAACATACCAACGTTCTCTTTCTATGCTTGAGGCCGCAGCGAAATATCGCCCTAACATATTGACTAAGTCTGGGATCATGGTAGGATTGGGAGAGCAAGAAAGTGAGGTGAAACATGCTCTCCAAGATCTTGCTTCCATTGGGGTGAAGATTGTTACTATCGGTCAATACTTACGCCCTTCTCGCTTGCATATTCCCGTAAAAGAATACGTCACACCAGAAACATTTGCCTATTATCGCCAAGTTGGAGAATCTTTAGGATTGTATGTCCATGCTGGACCTTTCGTGCGCTCTAGCCTCAACGCAGATATTGTACTTGATACGCTGCAACAAAAGATATCTAGCGTATCGTAA
- the sctJ gene encoding type III secretion system inner membrane ring lipoprotein SctJ: MFRSSISRCFFFLFALFCCTGCNSRSLIVYGLPGREANEIVVLLVSKGVAAQKLPKAAASTGGGSTEQLWDISVPSAQITEALAILNQAGLPRMKGTSLLDLFAKQGLVPSELQEKIRYQEGLSEQMASTIRKMDGIVDASVQISFSTEEDVVPLTASVYVKHRGVLDNPNSIMASKIKRLIASAVPGLTPENVSVVSDRAAYSDITINGPWGLTDDIDYVSVWGIVLAKSSLLKFRLIFYFLILILFILSCGLLWVIWKTHTLILSLGGAKSLFSPTPYSTVALNSAQPTNKAPDAKDPAEAPAEKEDAEQAKEASTDAPEGSAENEES; encoded by the coding sequence ATGTTTCGTAGTTCTATTTCTCGGTGCTTTTTCTTTTTGTTCGCTCTGTTTTGTTGTACAGGGTGTAATAGCCGATCGCTCATTGTGTATGGGCTTCCAGGAAGAGAAGCAAATGAAATCGTAGTTCTTCTTGTTAGCAAAGGAGTCGCTGCACAAAAGCTCCCTAAAGCTGCAGCCTCTACGGGAGGAGGATCTACAGAACAGCTTTGGGATATCTCTGTGCCTTCAGCACAAATTACTGAAGCCTTGGCTATTTTAAATCAGGCTGGTCTTCCTAGAATGAAAGGAACTAGTCTCTTGGACTTATTTGCCAAACAAGGTCTTGTCCCATCAGAACTCCAAGAAAAAATCCGCTACCAAGAAGGCCTTTCAGAACAGATGGCCTCTACGATTCGTAAAATGGATGGGATCGTAGATGCTAGTGTGCAAATTTCCTTCTCTACGGAAGAAGACGTTGTCCCACTCACTGCCTCTGTTTACGTGAAACATCGTGGGGTTTTAGACAACCCTAACAGTATTATGGCCTCCAAAATCAAGCGCTTAATTGCTAGTGCAGTCCCTGGTCTCACCCCTGAAAATGTTTCCGTGGTTAGCGATCGCGCTGCCTACAGCGACATTACCATTAATGGCCCTTGGGGATTAACAGATGATATCGATTATGTTTCCGTCTGGGGGATTGTGCTAGCCAAATCGTCACTCTTAAAGTTTCGCCTTATCTTTTATTTCTTAATTCTTATTTTGTTTATCCTTTCATGCGGGCTTCTTTGGGTCATTTGGAAAACACATACTCTCATTCTTTCCTTGGGAGGAGCAAAAAGTTTGTTCTCACCAACGCCATACTCTACTGTAGCGTTAAACTCTGCACAACCCACAAACAAAGCTCCTGATGCTAAAGATCCTGCAGAAGCTCCTGCAGAAAAAGAGGATGCTGAGCAAGCTAAAGAGGCCTCAACAGATGCTCCAGAAGGAAGCGCAGAAAATGAGGAAAGTTAG
- a CDS encoding HrpE/YscL family type III secretion apparatus protein, translated as MKFFSLIHSQDDVSPNTKVLAPEAFSSLLDAEELLEHAKEDSETFLKNTEEECERLRQAAKTQGFKDGCSEWNAQLAFLQQEIQNLRNRVRDSLVQLAVASVKKIIGKELEMHPETIVSIISQALKELTQNKQITIYLNPKDLQIVEQNRPELKKIVEYADTLILTTKPEVTPGGCIIETEAGIVNAQLDVQLLALEKAFSSILKQKDPTVSESESPSSTQKEGKKE; from the coding sequence ATGAAATTTTTCAGCCTAATTCATTCACAAGACGATGTCTCCCCAAATACGAAGGTTTTAGCTCCCGAGGCATTTTCCTCTCTTCTAGATGCTGAAGAGCTTTTAGAGCACGCAAAAGAAGACAGCGAGACCTTTCTTAAAAACACAGAGGAAGAGTGTGAGAGGCTACGTCAAGCAGCTAAAACTCAGGGGTTTAAAGATGGCTGCAGCGAATGGAATGCCCAGTTAGCTTTTCTTCAGCAGGAAATTCAAAATTTGCGCAACCGCGTGAGAGATTCTTTAGTGCAGCTAGCGGTTGCGAGCGTAAAAAAGATTATAGGGAAAGAGTTGGAAATGCATCCAGAAACTATTGTTTCTATCATTTCTCAAGCACTCAAAGAGCTCACCCAAAATAAACAGATTACTATCTATCTCAATCCCAAAGACCTTCAGATTGTTGAACAAAACCGCCCTGAGTTGAAAAAAATTGTGGAGTATGCCGATACATTAATTCTTACGACCAAGCCTGAAGTAACCCCAGGAGGATGTATTATCGAAACGGAAGCGGGGATTGTAAATGCGCAGCTTGATGTACAATTACTCGCCCTCGAAAAGGCTTTCTCCTCTATATTAAAACAAAAAGACCCCACTGTAAGTGAGTCAGAATCTCCCTCTTCTACTCAAAAAGAGGGGAAAAAAGAATAA